The Candidatus Microthrix subdominans DNA window GCCGTCGTCCAGAACCTGCTGTTGGTCGCCGAGGCCGAGGGGCTGGGTGCGCTGTTTTTCGGGATGTTCGAGCACGAGCCGGCGGTCGCCGAGCTGCTCGGCGTGCCCGACGGCTGGCGGGCCGTGGGCACGGTGGCCCTCGGTCATCCCGCCCCCGATGGGCGGCGGCCGTCGGCGTCGGCGTCGGCCAGCGGTGGCCGTCCGGCGCTCGCCGAGCAATGGCACCGCAACGCTTGGAGCCCTGCCGTCAGCGCTCCGGTCCAGCCCCCTGAGGAAGCACGATGAGCCCAGAGATCCGTTCGTTGACCGAGGCCGACGACAGCGCTGTGCTGGCGCTGAACAACGTCGAGGTGCCCCGGGTGACCATGCTCGACGAGGCGGCGATGGCGCGCTATCGAGACGTGTTGAACGACGCGTTGGCGATCGGGCCGGAAGGTGCACCCGAGGCCTTCTGCTGGACGGTCGGCCCGGGCACCGACTACTGGTCGGCCAACTACGCCTGGGTGGAGGCGCACTACGAACGGTTCGTCTACCTCGACCGTGTCGTCGTCGCGCCACGGGCCCGCGGCCTGGGTCTGGCCCGTGCGCTCTATGACGAGGTGTCGGTGCGGGCAGCTGGAACCGCCGATCACTTCGTGCTCGAGGTCAACACCGTGCCTCGCAACGACGAGTCGCTGGCCTTTCACGCCGCGCTCGGCTTCACCGAGGTCGGCCGGGCCCGACCCTATGGCGACGACACCGAAGTCGGGTATCTGTCCCGGCCGGTTCCCGGCCCGTGACCAACCCGGCAGCCGAAGCGTCCTACGGGGCCAGGCTGGCCCGCATCTACGACCTGGCCTATGCGGGCATGGGCAAGGACTACGCCGCCGAGGCCCATCAGGTGCGCGCGCTCGTGGCCCGTGCGGGCAGCGCAGTCCCATCGGCCAGCGCCCCCCGCACGATGCTCGATGTCGCCTGCGGCACCGGCACCCACCTGGTCGAGTTCGCACGGCTGGGCTACCGGATTGCCGGCACCGACCTCAGCCAACCGATGCTCGACGTGGCCCGGGACCGCCTCGGCGACGACGTGCCGCTGGTGGCGGCCTCGTTCGAGGCGCTGCCCGCAGCCGTCACCCAGCTGGGGCCGTTCGATCTGGTCACCTGCCTGTTCTCGTCGATCGCCTACGCGGGCAGCAGTGGGTCGCTGCGCCGGGTGCTGGGTGATCTGGCCGCATTGGTGGCGCCGGGCGGGGCGCTGGTCATCGAGCCGTGGATCGCTCCGGAGGACTGGCTGGTCGGCCACATCGGTCACGACACGGTCACCCGGAGCGACACGACCGTGATGCGCATGGCCCACTCCGGCGTCGACGGCGACACGGCGCTCATCCGCATGGAGTACCTGGTGGGGGAGCCGGACGGGATCTGGTCCTTCGGCGAGGACCATCGCTTGCTGATGGCACCGTCCTCGTTCTACGTCGAGGCGCTGGAACTGGCCGGGTTGCGCGTCACCTTCGATCCGCACGGCTTCGACTTTGGTGCCGCCCGAAAGGGCCTGGTCGTCGGCGTCCGTCCACACTCCTGACCACCTGGCCCGCAGCTGACCACCCCGCACCTCCACCCGCATCTCGGGAGTGCAGGGCGCGCTCTGGCTGTTGTTTGGGCTCCCGAGTTGCGAGTTGTTCGTGTGATTCCCGCAACTCGGGAGTGCAGGGCGCGCTCTGGCGGTTGTTTGGGCTCCCGAGTTGCGAGCCGGTCATGTGTGATGACCCCCGTTCGGGGTCCGGCACCTGCTTAGGGCAGGGTGGTGATCGTGCCGCTGGCCACCAGGTCGTCGTAGACCGTCCCGCCGGGGTAGTAGTCGGGGGTGAGGGTCCCGGCGAACTGGTCACCAAACCAGCCCAACGTCAGCGTCTGGGCAGCGGCGGTGTTCTCAGCGGTGGGAAAGCCGCAAACGAGCGCTCCCACCAGGCTCTGGGAGGGCCCGAAGATGTCGCCGTGGACGCCGGTGGTCACCTCGGCGGCGACGAAGCTGCGGCCGGCCAGCCCTGCGAGCACGGCCTGGGTGCCGCTCTGGTCGGCGTTGCAGGCGGACTTGGGCGATGCCAGCGCATAGATCGGTAGCGAGGTGGGACCAAGGTTGGCCACGGCGTCGTCGGTGTTGGTCCCGACGAACGACTTCACCGGGTCCTGCAGCACCAGCCCCTTCAGCCGGTCGAAGGCTTCCGGGTCGGAACCGTACAGCCGGTCGGCCACCGACAGCACGGTCTCGCCACCGGCGGAGTGGCCGCTGAACGCCATGTTCCGGGGCAGGCTCTCCCCGGCGCGTCCGGCCAGATCGGCGGCATCGGCGTGGCCGACGGCCAGCGCGCTGTACGGGCTATCGATGTCGGCGAACAGCGCCGCCAGGCCGTCGAGGAATGGGCCGTTGTCGCCGGTGTTCTGCACGTTGCACCCTTGCGGGCTGGTCGAGGGCAGGCTGGTGGCCATCGCCAGGTAGCCGGCAGAGGCCACCTGTGGGGCGAAGGTCGCCCAGTCGTCCTTGCTTTCGACGAACCCGTGTTGGAGCCACACCAGACCCTTGGGTGGGGTGTCGGGGAAGTACCAGTCGACCGGCACCACCTCGCTCGTCGCTCCGCAGGCCACCTCGATCGAGTTGGTCACCTTGGTGACCTCCGGGGGCAGCATCTGTTGGCAGCCGGTGATCGCCAACAGGCTGATGGCGGCAATCGTTCCCAACAACAGTCGTCTCATTCGCACGGGTCGCTCCAAGCTTGTGATCGTGGTGCCCGACGGCACGGGTGACACCGTAGCGAACGTCGTGGAGGCTACGCCCCCGCCCCGCCCCGCCCCGCCCAACCGGACGGGGCAGTCCTCGGTCAGTGTCCGAGCAGCCGGTGGCGGAGGTCCTCGGTGGTCGTCACCGGCTGTTCGCACACCGATCCCCGGCACACATACGCCCGACCCTGCTCGCCGACCTCGTCTCGTCCCTCCCACAGGGGGGAGTCGCCCGGCTCACCCCAGGCCAGCACTGCGCCGGGCAGCCAGTGCCGACGCACCTCGGCGACCAGGTCGGCCCGTTCGCCGCTGATGACGATCTCGCTCAGGCCGAGTGCGTCGTCTTCGGCGGCGGCCAACAGGTGGGCGAACGATCCGGCCTGGCCGTCGGCCAGCGGCGAGAGCGCTGCGATGATCCGGCGGGCGGCGTCGGCGTAGTGGGTGGCCCCGGTGATTGCAGCCAGGCGCAGGAATGCCCCCGCCGCCACCGAGTTGGCCGACGGGGTGGCCCCATCGACCACGTCCCGGGGTCGTGCGACCAGTGCCTCGCCGTCGTCAGGTGTGGTCCACAGCGTGCCGGTCTCGGCGTCGAGATAGCGGTTCAGCAGCTCGTCCGCGACGGCGAGGGCCTCGGTCTCCCAGCGGCGTTCACCGGTCCATTCGGCCAGGCGGATCAGGGCCTCGACCAGAGCGGCCAGGTCGTTGGCCACCGCACGGTGGGAGGCCTGGGCCGAGTCGGCCGACCACGAGCGGTGCCAGCGTCCGTCCCGATGCAGGTGGCCCAGCAGAAACTCGGCCGCTTCGACGGCAGCGTCACCCCACTCGGGCCGGTCGAGTGCGGCGGCGGCCTCGGCCAAGGAAGCGACGATCAGCGCGTTCCATTCCACCAGCACCTTGTCGTCGAGGCTTGGTTGGGGTCGCGCCCGACGAATCTTCAGCAGGCCGGCGCGCACCTCGTCGAGCGCAGGATCGCGCTGGGGCTCATCGATGTGGCCGATGCGGTGGGGGATCGACCGGCCCTCAAAGTTGCCCTCCTCGGTGATGCCCCAATAGGCGGCCACCTTGGCGCCGCCGTCCTCGCCGAGCACCGCCACCAGTTCGGCCGGGGTCCAGGTGGCGAAGCGGCCCTCGACGCCCAGGCCGTCCGATTCGCTCGGGTCGGCGCCGTCGGGATCTGGGCTGTCGGCGTCCTGGGCGGAGGCGAACGCTCCCGCCGGCAGCCGCAGCTCGTCGAGCAGGTAGGCGATCGTCTCCTCGACGATCTGGCGGTAGCGATCCTCGCCGGTCAGCTGCCAGGCGTGCAGGTAAGGACGGATCAGGAGGGCGTTGTCGTAGGCCATCTTCTCGAAGTGGGGCACCAGCCACTGTCGGTCGGTCGAGTAGCGGGCGAAGCCGCCGCCGATGTGGTCCCACATGCCGCCGGTTGCCATGTGATCGAGGGCGCTGCGGGCGATCGACAGGGAGGTGTCCGAGCCGGTGCGCCGTGCGTGGCGCAACAACAGGTCGACCGACGCCGGTTGGGGAAACTTGGGCGTTACCCCGAAACCGCCCCACTGGGCATCGGCGGCGTGGGCCAGCGACAGCACGGCCTCGTCGATCGTGACCAGCTCGGGCGCCGGTGCGTCCGGCTCGAGCGGTGCCGAGCGGGTGATCGCTTCGGAAAGGGTGTCGGCCTGGCCCTCCAGCTCGTCTCGTTTCGTGGCCCAGGCGTCTGCGAGGGCCTCGATCAGCTGCGTGAAGCTCGGCATGCCCTGGCGGGGTTCCGGCGGGAAGTAGGTGCCGCAATAGAACGGCCGTCCGTCGGGCGTGGCCAGGACGGTCATCGGCCAGCCACCCCGGCCGGTCATCGTCTGGGTGGCCTCCATGTACACCGCGTCGATGTCGGGCCGCTCCTCCCGGTCGACCTTGATGTTGACGAAGTGCCGGTTCATCGCTGCGGCAACCTCGGGGTCTTCGAAGCTCTCATGGGCCATCACGTGGCACCAGTGACACGATGAATAGCCGATCGAGATCAGCAGCGGCACGTCGCGGTCCGCAGCGGCGGCAAACGCTTGGTCGCCCCACTGGTACCAGTCGACCGGGTTGTCGGCGTGCTGGCGCAGGTACGGGCTGGTCGAGTCGGCAAGACGATTGGCCATCAACCCAAGGTAACGACCGTGGAGGCAATGGCGCCCCGACGCCGCGTCCGGACAACGATCTCGAGTTGGCAGACGGCACAGATCATCCGTCCTTGACGTGCCGTGAACCATAGGTACAGTACCTGTATGGCCTCCACGATGCTTCAGACTCAACCGCCTGCCGCAAACCCCGAGCTGAACGCCCGCAGCCTGCTGTTGGGTTACGTCATCGGGCTCACATTCCTGTGCATGCTGGTGCAGGTGTTCATCGTGATCGATGGCAACCGCATCAGCGGCGTGTCCCAGGGGATGACCGCTGGGGTTGCGCTGTACTACGCGGCCTTCATGTTCTCGCGGCGACACCAACTGGGCCAGGTGCGGTTCGGTCGGCTGGTGGCCCACGCCACTACCTATGCCGTCGTCAACGCCAGCTTTCAGATCCACGCCTTCATCCTGGGGGTCACCGGCAGCGAGGTGCTGCGAGGCCAGGAGTACCTGCCGGTGGATCCGGGTTGGTTCGGGGCAACGTTTGCGATGGCCGGCTTTTGGGGCATCGGGCTCACCGTTCACGCGATCGCGAGCATCGCCCAGCGCGGGTTCGAGGCCTGAGGGTGAAGCACCCGACCGAATCCGACGAGTGGCTCGAGGAGTTGGTCGACACGTGGACCGAGATGTACAAGAAATCGATGGTGACGCTGGCGATCCTGCGAGAGGTCGCCGCTTCCGGGTGGGTCTCGGTCGATGAAATTGCAGCTGCGTTCGGAGAGTCAACCGGCTGGACGATCACTGAGCGCGGGCTCTATCGAACCATGAGGCGGTTGGCCTCCAGCGGAGTGCTGGCCACCGTCGAGGTGGAGGTGCCCAGAACAGGTGCCAAACGCAAGAATTTCGAGCTGACCGACTTGGGCAAGCGGTACCTGAAGCGTATCGAGGCCGAACTGCTCGTCTGAGCGATGTCGCAGTCGACCCGTCGGTGGTCCGGGCGGTCATACTCCGTGACGCCTACCCTTGACCGGCTATGGCCGTTCGTCCCGCCGGGAGAAGCTCCGACCCGCTGATCGTCGGGGTGGCGTCGTTGGTCGGCCGCCCCAACGATCCCACCTCACCCGACGCTGTCGGCTGGATGACCGAGGCCGCCGCCGCCGCACTCGCCGAGGTGTCCGGCTCCGCCGGCGGGTCCGCCGAGGTCGGTTGGGTGGGCGTCGCCGAGGGCACGTGGCGCTGCAGCGATGCCGGTGCGGTGATCGCCGAACGGCTGCGACTGGGCGGCGGCGAGCCGGTCCACACGGTGCGGGCCGACGTCGGCATCCTCCAGCAACGCCTGATCGCCGAGGCGAGCGCGGCGATCGCCCGGGGCCAGGTGGGTGCGGCGCTGATCATCGGAGGTGAGTCCCGGGCCCGGGACCGCGCCATCGTCAAGGCCGGTGGCGAGGCCACCCAGACCCCTGGGCCCGACGGTGCGGAGCCGGACGAGGTGATCCATCCGGCCGGCGAGCTGATGAGCGAGGTGGAACTGGAACGCGACCTGGCCACCCCGGCCACGCAGTACGCCATCGTCGAGGATGCCCTGGCCCAAGCCGATGGCATTGACCGCGCAGCGCTCCGGCGCCGCCTGGGAGAACTGTGGTTCGGCTTCGCCGCCGTGGCGGCCGATAACCCAACGGCGTGGGACCGGTCCGCTCCCTCCGGGAGGACCATCGTCGCTACCGAGGGCGGCAACCGGATGGTCGCCGACCCCTACACCCGCTCCTTGTGCTCGCAGTGGAA harbors:
- a CDS encoding thioredoxin domain-containing protein — protein: MANRLADSTSPYLRQHADNPVDWYQWGDQAFAAAADRDVPLLISIGYSSCHWCHVMAHESFEDPEVAAAMNRHFVNIKVDREERPDIDAVYMEATQTMTGRGGWPMTVLATPDGRPFYCGTYFPPEPRQGMPSFTQLIEALADAWATKRDELEGQADTLSEAITRSAPLEPDAPAPELVTIDEAVLSLAHAADAQWGGFGVTPKFPQPASVDLLLRHARRTGSDTSLSIARSALDHMATGGMWDHIGGGFARYSTDRQWLVPHFEKMAYDNALLIRPYLHAWQLTGEDRYRQIVEETIAYLLDELRLPAGAFASAQDADSPDPDGADPSESDGLGVEGRFATWTPAELVAVLGEDGGAKVAAYWGITEEGNFEGRSIPHRIGHIDEPQRDPALDEVRAGLLKIRRARPQPSLDDKVLVEWNALIVASLAEAAAALDRPEWGDAAVEAAEFLLGHLHRDGRWHRSWSADSAQASHRAVANDLAALVEALIRLAEWTGERRWETEALAVADELLNRYLDAETGTLWTTPDDGEALVARPRDVVDGATPSANSVAAGAFLRLAAITGATHYADAARRIIAALSPLADGQAGSFAHLLAAAEDDALGLSEIVISGERADLVAEVRRHWLPGAVLAWGEPGDSPLWEGRDEVGEQGRAYVCRGSVCEQPVTTTEDLRHRLLGH
- a CDS encoding methyltransferase domain-containing protein, coding for MTNPAAEASYGARLARIYDLAYAGMGKDYAAEAHQVRALVARAGSAVPSASAPRTMLDVACGTGTHLVEFARLGYRIAGTDLSQPMLDVARDRLGDDVPLVAASFEALPAAVTQLGPFDLVTCLFSSIAYAGSSGSLRRVLGDLAALVAPGGALVIEPWIAPEDWLVGHIGHDTVTRSDTTVMRMAHSGVDGDTALIRMEYLVGEPDGIWSFGEDHRLLMAPSSFYVEALELAGLRVTFDPHGFDFGAARKGLVVGVRPHS
- a CDS encoding alpha/beta hydrolase, with product MRRLLLGTIAAISLLAITGCQQMLPPEVTKVTNSIEVACGATSEVVPVDWYFPDTPPKGLVWLQHGFVESKDDWATFAPQVASAGYLAMATSLPSTSPQGCNVQNTGDNGPFLDGLAALFADIDSPYSALAVGHADAADLAGRAGESLPRNMAFSGHSAGGETVLSVADRLYGSDPEAFDRLKGLVLQDPVKSFVGTNTDDAVANLGPTSLPIYALASPKSACNADQSGTQAVLAGLAGRSFVAAEVTTGVHGDIFGPSQSLVGALVCGFPTAENTAAAQTLTLGWFGDQFAGTLTPDYYPGGTVYDDLVASGTITTLP
- a CDS encoding GNAT family N-acetyltransferase — protein: MSPEIRSLTEADDSAVLALNNVEVPRVTMLDEAAMARYRDVLNDALAIGPEGAPEAFCWTVGPGTDYWSANYAWVEAHYERFVYLDRVVVAPRARGLGLARALYDEVSVRAAGTADHFVLEVNTVPRNDESLAFHAALGFTEVGRARPYGDDTEVGYLSRPVPGP
- a CDS encoding PadR family transcriptional regulator; the encoded protein is MYKKSMVTLAILREVAASGWVSVDEIAAAFGESTGWTITERGLYRTMRRLASSGVLATVEVEVPRTGAKRKNFELTDLGKRYLKRIEAELLV